A window of Bacteroidota bacterium contains these coding sequences:
- a CDS encoding ABC transporter ATP-binding protein: MQDFVLQTRNLNKFFHTPVEFHVLKDINVSVRRGEFACMIGKSGSGKSTLLYCLSTMDNDYTGELHLLDENVTGRHDSDMASIRNKNIGFVFQFHYLLPEFTCLKNVMLPALKLGKYSYEEIEARAYQKLDILGLRDQALKQSIKLSGGQQQRVSIARALINEPDIVLCDEPTGNLDSKNTDIVFDVFRQLVDETNTTILVVTHDVDFAEASDRTIEMEDGRIVAH; this comes from the coding sequence ATGCAAGATTTTGTATTGCAAACCCGCAATCTGAATAAATTTTTCCATACCCCTGTTGAGTTTCACGTGTTGAAAGACATCAACGTGAGCGTGCGCCGCGGCGAGTTTGCGTGTATGATCGGCAAAAGCGGATCTGGTAAATCGACGTTGCTCTACTGCCTCAGTACAATGGACAACGACTATACGGGCGAACTACATTTGCTTGATGAAAACGTCACCGGTCGGCACGATTCGGACATGGCTTCGATCCGCAATAAGAACATCGGATTTGTTTTCCAATTCCACTACCTGTTGCCTGAGTTTACCTGCCTAAAAAACGTCATGCTGCCGGCCCTCAAACTCGGTAAATACAGCTATGAGGAAATTGAGGCGCGGGCTTACCAGAAACTGGATATCCTGGGGTTGCGAGACCAGGCACTGAAGCAGTCAATTAAGTTGAGCGGCGGACAACAGCAACGCGTTTCAATTGCCCGCGCACTCATCAATGAACCCGACATCGTACTCTGCGACGAGCCTACTGGGAATCTCGACTCTAAAAATACCGATATCGTTTTTGATGTCTTCAGGCAACTGGTGGACGAGACCAATACCACCATCCTGGTTGTCACACACGATGTAGACTTTGCCGAGGCCAGTGATCGCACCATCGAAATGGAAGATGGCCGGATTGTGGCCCATTGA
- a CDS encoding FtsX-like permease family protein, with protein MRLPVNLEIALTHIITRKKQTLVTALGITIAVAIYLFMNSLSSGFSDFSRDNIFKNNAHIVIDKDDEMSLPLFGNGEGMVLIKNPQITKGSKKLSNPEALLRDIKEEPYITNALSLVEFSATYRRGSSQMQGQGIGVNMREYAAMFETEEVMIAGSLEALQDNLNGIIVGAGIAENLSLSIGDNITVSSTEGVNKVLRIVGIFETGASSLDKARSFVNTTTAQQFLKQGPSYVTTIYANTVDPDASLSYVEQLADVVPYNVDDWTVINKDILTQESTREIMMTAISIAILFMAGFGIYNILSTTISQKIDDIAILKATGFNGKDVIRIFIMEALLLGVIGTMLGILGGLMLINIMSHIYIGQPVGYFPISMEAPLVLRSTLLGLVLTFCAGYFPARKAADVDPVEIFRK; from the coding sequence ATGCGTTTACCCGTAAATCTAGAGATTGCCTTAACCCACATCATTACCCGAAAGAAGCAGACCCTTGTTACTGCGCTGGGAATCACGATAGCGGTAGCCATCTACCTGTTCATGAACTCGTTAAGCAGTGGGTTTTCCGACTTTAGCCGGGATAACATTTTCAAGAACAACGCGCACATCGTTATCGACAAAGATGACGAAATGAGTCTGCCGTTGTTTGGCAATGGGGAAGGGATGGTGCTGATCAAGAATCCGCAGATTACCAAAGGATCAAAGAAACTGAGCAACCCGGAAGCCTTGCTGCGCGACATCAAAGAGGAGCCTTACATCACCAATGCATTGTCGCTTGTCGAGTTTTCAGCTACCTATCGGCGCGGCAGTTCGCAAATGCAGGGGCAGGGTATTGGTGTTAATATGCGGGAGTATGCAGCGATGTTTGAAACCGAAGAGGTGATGATTGCAGGCTCGCTTGAGGCGCTGCAGGATAACCTGAATGGTATCATTGTAGGCGCCGGCATCGCCGAAAACCTCAGCCTCTCCATCGGAGATAACATTACGGTTTCTTCAACCGAAGGAGTCAATAAAGTCCTGCGAATTGTCGGGATTTTCGAAACGGGTGCCAGTTCGCTAGACAAAGCGCGGTCGTTTGTCAACACAACCACCGCGCAGCAATTTCTCAAGCAAGGACCGAGCTATGTGACTACCATCTATGCCAATACGGTTGATCCAGATGCGAGCCTCTCTTACGTGGAGCAACTGGCCGACGTGGTGCCCTACAACGTTGACGATTGGACGGTGATCAACAAAGATATCCTCACCCAGGAATCGACCCGCGAGATCATGATGACGGCGATATCGATAGCAATTTTGTTTATGGCCGGCTTTGGTATCTACAACATTCTGAGCACCACAATCTCTCAGAAAATAGACGACATCGCAATCTTGAAAGCAACCGGTTTTAATGGCAAAGACGTCATCCGCATTTTCATCATGGAGGCGCTGTTACTCGGAGTGATCGGGACGATGCTCGGGATTTTAGGAGGCCTGATGCTGATCAATATCATGAGCCACATCTACATCGGACAACCTGTTGGTTATTTCCCGATCAGCATGGAGGCGCCCCTCGTGTTACGGAGCACCTTGTTGGGCCTGGTACTGACCTTCTGTGCCGGCTATTTCCCGGCGCGCAAAGCCGCCGACGTGGACCCTGTAGAAATCTTTAGAAAATAG
- a CDS encoding HlyD family efflux transporter periplasmic adaptor subunit, with the protein MKTQLSILALFVLLTGCQQEFEDTTPIRKDVTETVFASGKLAARGTYNLIAKSDGYLVAMDFEAGDIVQQGKVLAVIDNEETRVNNQGSEELLAIAESNASKTSPALRQAQVSIEIAEAQYAQDSLQAARYTTLWEQNSVARVDYERAQLTAQNAKKNLEAAIETRSQLERDTEQQLINSRMSFELSSESLKQVAIRAVVPGKVYQKFKEVGDYVGRGTVIATIGHPTDIYAEVQIDESAIVEVKVGQPAIVELNTNPGQPLQAVVSEILPTFNETSQSFTSRLTFLDPLDFQIVGTQLQSNIIVEQVDNALLIPRKFLDFNGNVQLKATGEKVPVKTKTVSNEWVQVIDGIDEETALTVAIN; encoded by the coding sequence ATGAAAACCCAACTTTCCATACTCGCTTTATTTGTTTTGTTGACCGGATGTCAGCAAGAATTTGAAGATACGACGCCTATCCGCAAAGACGTAACGGAAACTGTCTTTGCAAGCGGCAAACTGGCTGCGCGGGGTACGTACAACCTGATCGCCAAATCTGATGGTTACCTGGTCGCAATGGATTTTGAAGCCGGCGATATCGTCCAGCAGGGTAAGGTATTGGCCGTCATCGACAACGAAGAAACCCGGGTAAACAACCAGGGCAGCGAAGAGCTTCTGGCCATCGCTGAGTCGAATGCAAGCAAAACGTCGCCGGCTTTACGCCAGGCACAGGTATCCATAGAAATAGCCGAGGCACAGTACGCACAGGATTCTTTGCAGGCGGCGCGTTACACTACCCTTTGGGAGCAGAATAGTGTTGCACGGGTCGACTACGAGCGCGCCCAATTGACGGCGCAAAACGCGAAGAAAAACCTGGAAGCGGCCATTGAAACCCGTAGCCAGCTCGAACGGGATACAGAGCAGCAGTTGATCAATTCACGGATGAGTTTTGAGCTTTCTTCTGAGTCGCTGAAGCAGGTTGCTATTCGCGCTGTTGTCCCCGGTAAAGTGTACCAGAAGTTCAAGGAAGTAGGGGACTACGTTGGGCGCGGTACGGTTATCGCCACCATTGGGCACCCTACTGATATCTATGCCGAGGTACAGATCGATGAGAGCGCCATTGTTGAGGTCAAAGTGGGGCAGCCTGCTATCGTTGAACTTAACACAAATCCCGGTCAGCCGCTGCAGGCTGTAGTGAGCGAAATTCTACCGACATTCAATGAAACCAGTCAGTCCTTTACGTCGCGGCTCACCTTCCTCGATCCGCTTGATTTTCAGATTGTAGGTACGCAGTTACAGAGCAATATCATTGTGGAGCAGGTGGATAACGCGTTACTCATCCCGCGCAAATTCCTGGACTTCAATGGCAATGTCCAGCTTAAAGCCACGGGTGAAAAGGTACCGGTGAAAACCAAAACCGTCAGCAATGAATGGGTACAGGTAATCGACGGTATCGATGAAGAAACGGCCCTGACGGTCGCCATCAATTAG
- a CDS encoding TolC family protein produces MKTLLLIILSITLAAGNAAGQGTEHTFRSLDEVIAYSETASLDLIIDNIRFAQAKTAKKAAGFEMFDPTVSLPGTFTHFSELPVTLLPAEIFGGQPGSTVELRAGSPYTTEFSQTLEVKLLNPLGWADYKLAKINEDLTRSSGERTRQILQENLADSYYAIVNLDRQRASTDALLASADSVLEITQRKFEEGQVSQQDLNNAQVSKLNTKKSLRQIDYLLIDAYLTLKALCNIPETEEVRVVHEEQAEALHAQPTVAQSRLDLKLQLLNQDYARQNYKKSKSLLWPSLSFFAGNTYQLNNQSFTPLTGDWVNSNYLGLTLSFRLPTTGTVSSMRQAKLDYEIASREVEKAELALSIEEQRLDNTYKEAQDEYTTSVEIQRLQEDSYSKNLNLYVQGLLPVDRLLDSYDAMLNAIYAANASAISLELAYEKILINNRF; encoded by the coding sequence ATGAAGACGCTCTTACTGATCATACTTAGCATAACCCTTGCTGCTGGCAACGCCGCAGGGCAGGGCACCGAACATACTTTCCGCAGTCTCGACGAAGTTATCGCATACAGCGAAACAGCGAGCCTGGACCTGATCATCGATAACATCCGCTTCGCGCAAGCCAAAACGGCAAAGAAAGCCGCTGGCTTCGAGATGTTTGACCCGACTGTCAGCCTGCCCGGCACGTTTACCCATTTTAGCGAATTACCAGTGACGCTGCTGCCGGCCGAAATCTTTGGTGGACAACCCGGCTCAACCGTTGAACTGCGCGCCGGCTCGCCCTATACCACAGAGTTTTCCCAAACCCTGGAAGTCAAGCTGCTCAACCCGCTTGGATGGGCCGATTATAAACTCGCCAAAATCAACGAAGACCTGACGCGCTCAAGTGGGGAGCGTACACGTCAGATCTTGCAAGAGAACCTGGCAGACAGTTATTACGCCATTGTCAACCTGGACCGTCAGCGCGCAAGCACAGACGCCTTGTTGGCTTCAGCTGACTCTGTGCTTGAGATCACGCAACGCAAGTTTGAAGAAGGGCAGGTGAGTCAGCAAGACCTGAACAATGCGCAGGTCAGCAAACTGAACACCAAAAAAAGCCTGCGGCAAATCGATTATCTGCTGATCGATGCTTACCTGACGCTTAAAGCGCTGTGCAATATTCCCGAGACGGAAGAGGTGCGTGTTGTGCATGAGGAGCAAGCGGAAGCATTACATGCACAGCCCACGGTGGCGCAAAGCCGGCTGGACCTCAAATTACAGTTGCTGAATCAGGATTATGCGCGGCAGAATTACAAGAAAAGCAAGTCCTTGCTCTGGCCATCGCTTTCCTTTTTTGCCGGCAACACCTACCAGCTAAACAACCAGTCTTTTACGCCGCTTACTGGCGACTGGGTCAACAGCAACTACCTGGGCCTAACGCTCAGTTTCAGATTGCCAACCACAGGCACCGTATCCAGTATGCGGCAGGCGAAACTCGATTACGAGATCGCCTCGCGCGAAGTGGAGAAAGCTGAACTTGCGCTAAGTATCGAGGAGCAGCGGTTGGATAATACCTATAAAGAAGCACAGGACGAGTACACCACATCTGTAGAAATTCAGCGCCTGCAGGAGGATAGCTACAGTAAAAACTTGAACCTGTATGTGCAGGGATTGCTGCCGGTGGACAGGTTGCTGGATAGCTACGACGCCATGCTCAATGCCATTTATGCCGCCAATGCTTCAGCCATCTCACTCGAATTGGCTTACGAGAAAATTTTGATCAACAACAGATTCTAA
- a CDS encoding LytTR family DNA-binding domain-containing protein, which translates to MNILIIEDEKRTANDLKRTIFEVLPAAQIVAVVGSVEDGIAFLQARPAVDLIFSDIQLSDGLSFDIFQAVENTIPVVFCTAFDQFALQAFQTYGIDYILKPFDQAVVQRAIDKYTSLKRQTSPAPAVDFQAITEAIKQELFPARKTTSILIHQGDKLIPIAVDDVAVFFIKDEMLSALTFDKKRYFVDQKLDQLEADLAPAFFRVNRQQLVHRRAVQSVAKDYHRKLQVKLTIPFDERVLVGKLKVTAFKEWLSTS; encoded by the coding sequence ATGAACATACTCATTATCGAAGACGAAAAGCGCACAGCAAACGACCTGAAACGGACCATTTTTGAGGTATTGCCTGCAGCCCAAATTGTAGCCGTGGTTGGATCTGTAGAAGACGGCATTGCTTTCTTGCAGGCCAGGCCGGCTGTTGATCTCATCTTCTCTGATATCCAGCTTTCAGATGGGCTGAGCTTCGATATTTTTCAGGCTGTTGAGAATACGATCCCCGTGGTCTTTTGCACAGCATTTGATCAATTTGCGCTGCAGGCTTTTCAAACCTATGGCATCGATTATATCCTGAAACCGTTTGACCAGGCAGTAGTGCAGCGGGCGATCGATAAATATACCAGCCTGAAAAGACAGACGAGTCCTGCGCCGGCTGTGGATTTTCAGGCCATTACAGAAGCGATTAAACAAGAGCTTTTCCCGGCACGCAAAACCACGTCAATTCTTATCCATCAGGGCGACAAACTTATCCCAATTGCTGTAGATGACGTGGCGGTCTTCTTTATCAAAGATGAAATGCTCTCTGCGCTTACCTTTGATAAGAAACGATATTTTGTAGATCAGAAGCTCGATCAGCTCGAGGCAGACCTTGCGCCGGCCTTCTTTCGCGTGAACCGCCAGCAGCTTGTACACCGGCGGGCTGTGCAAAGCGTTGCCAAAGACTACCACCGTAAATTGCAGGTCAAACTGACCATTCCGTTCGACGAGCGCGTGCTCGTCGGTAAGCTAAAAGTGACAGCGTTTAAAGAATGGCTGAGCACTTCTTGA
- a CDS encoding histidine kinase, protein MIKKLLLGACITTPLIVLNAALALYFQGGMSVEDTFRFGVVISLYVSSIWFVNIVLVSRVRLPQHWQLYLVSFVLIIFLSFPVRLLARSLLGEGFAFAGVPVYPFINALVVNGIIWVIIELVRSGELRKEAQTTIDKLKIENLEAQKQSLIRQIQPHFLFNALSTLKSLIAENAKDAEAYTVKLSSFLRYAFTNESADLTKLAQELEYVQNYIELQVIRFEDAFTYEINIPEEALTHQLPVFALQTLVENIFKHNYFSEKKPLHFTISYTAEQLTVWNKKVGLKLTERNETGLLNLRKRYQLTNGSDIEIVDGEDSFAVTIPLIVSV, encoded by the coding sequence ATGATCAAAAAACTGTTGCTCGGCGCATGCATCACCACGCCGCTTATCGTACTGAATGCAGCGCTGGCGTTGTATTTTCAGGGAGGGATGAGTGTTGAGGATACGTTTAGGTTTGGTGTAGTTATCAGCTTATATGTGTCCTCCATATGGTTTGTGAACATTGTACTGGTGTCGCGTGTGCGGTTACCCCAGCACTGGCAATTGTACCTGGTGAGCTTTGTACTGATTATTTTTTTAAGTTTTCCTGTTCGTTTGCTTGCTCGCAGTTTACTGGGCGAAGGTTTTGCTTTCGCTGGAGTCCCGGTCTATCCTTTTATTAATGCCCTGGTGGTGAACGGCATCATCTGGGTGATCATTGAACTTGTGCGCTCGGGCGAGCTCAGAAAGGAAGCGCAAACCACCATCGACAAGCTCAAAATCGAAAACCTGGAAGCGCAAAAACAGTCGCTGATCCGGCAAATTCAGCCGCACTTTTTGTTCAATGCGCTCAGTACACTCAAGTCGCTCATAGCTGAGAATGCCAAAGACGCTGAGGCGTATACCGTCAAACTCTCCAGCTTTCTGCGCTACGCATTCACCAACGAATCAGCGGATCTTACAAAGCTTGCGCAGGAATTGGAATACGTGCAGAACTACATCGAACTGCAGGTTATCCGGTTTGAAGATGCCTTTACGTATGAAATAAATATCCCTGAGGAGGCGTTAACTCATCAACTTCCTGTGTTTGCGTTGCAGACGCTCGTAGAGAATATCTTCAAACACAACTATTTCAGTGAAAAGAAGCCGTTGCATTTTACTATCTCGTACACGGCTGAGCAACTGACGGTATGGAATAAAAAGGTTGGATTGAAGCTTACTGAACGCAATGAAACGGGGTTGTTGAACCTGAGAAAACGGTATCAGCTAACCAATGGCTCAGATATTGAGATTGTAGATGGTGAAGATTCTTTTGCTGTAACCATTCCGTTGATTGTCAGCGTTTAG
- a CDS encoding DUF4249 family protein produces the protein MKRILLFLSVLVTGCSIADLPVEVEPAASELVVSSIRVGDVAMLVTVSRSFSALSATSVDSLEADLINTLLVADALVTVSHPMGTDTLFQVPDTPGVYTLIAPDNLQPYDLLTLSVVDFSSGQSIEAVTEWLPVATLDTVSLTEESDGDSTAFSLSYAFEDLPGDNYYALYGYKIAEGDSVDIEDPENPLASLNTNELIFYRALLTDQAVDGAMLSGSELIFDDALASADVFLTLAHISEGYFRFLDARQRTGGLISSLVNEPVNHPTNVRDGLGYFSAHLPTIFEVE, from the coding sequence ATGAAACGCATACTCCTCTTCTTAAGCGTACTGGTAACGGGTTGTAGTATCGCTGATCTGCCCGTGGAGGTTGAGCCGGCAGCGTCTGAACTGGTGGTGTCTTCGATTCGTGTTGGAGATGTAGCCATGCTGGTAACCGTCAGCCGTAGTTTTTCTGCATTGTCAGCAACTTCGGTTGATAGCCTGGAGGCCGATTTGATCAACACATTGCTTGTTGCTGACGCCCTGGTGACGGTATCACACCCGATGGGGACAGATACCCTTTTTCAAGTACCGGATACGCCTGGTGTTTACACGCTTATAGCGCCCGATAATCTACAGCCGTACGATTTGCTAACGCTTTCTGTTGTTGATTTTTCATCAGGCCAATCCATTGAAGCGGTAACTGAATGGCTCCCCGTGGCAACCCTGGATACCGTTTCCCTGACTGAGGAAAGTGATGGCGACAGTACGGCGTTCAGCTTGTCTTATGCCTTTGAAGACTTACCCGGAGACAATTATTACGCGCTCTATGGATACAAAATTGCCGAAGGTGATTCTGTTGATATCGAAGATCCTGAAAACCCGCTTGCCAGCCTGAATACGAACGAACTCATTTTCTACCGTGCGCTACTCACCGATCAGGCGGTAGATGGGGCCATGTTAAGCGGATCTGAGTTGATCTTCGATGATGCGTTGGCTTCGGCTGACGTGTTTCTAACCCTGGCGCATATTTCAGAAGGCTATTTTCGCTTTCTGGATGCGAGGCAGCGCACTGGCGGGTTGATTTCCTCGCTGGTTAACGAACCGGTAAACCATCCGACAAATGTACGAGATGGTTTAGGGTATTTTTCAGCACACCTGCCCACGATATTTGAAGTTGAGTGA
- a CDS encoding TonB-dependent receptor, giving the protein MKTVIRFYAGLGLLWCLGITSVAAQTQQPAPTFTLSGSITDAEDGEVLIGATVQVEGTTLGTTTNAYGFYSITLAQPLVTLRVSYIGYEAITREMDLRERERVDFQLAPEVLAFEGVVVTADRYELQEEVRSTRMGATRLEPGEITAIPTIGGEADLIKVATMLPGVTTGNEGTTGMFVRGGADDQNLVILDEAVVYNVGHLFGFFSVFNTDAINDVEVTKGAFPVQQGGRLSSILDVRMKEGSSERITARGGIGLLTSRLTVDGPIGDKVSFMVAGRRTYIDQVFRWAGIQIPYYFYDLNGKLNYRISPNDRLFFSTYFGDDVLSLPELNEEEEEELEGDLDFGFNLGNFTSTLRWNHVYPSGKLFSNLTLHQTRFKYDIFGEFVDNSLLIKSQIQDLGFKGDWEYFSDPENTYVFGGQTVYHQFRPNVIRTAGDINDVVASQEGERLNTTEWAVYAGNERAFGEALKVDYGLRYTGAFVSGRSFSGAEPRIALRYLLNEDTSVKASYSVMRQYMHRVSSSSIALPTDLWYPVTRRVKPQVSNQVSMGVTQALNKLGASLTLEGYYKSLDNITEFREGASLILNDNFENELLQGSGRSYGMEVLLRRRTGRWTGWLAYTLSKTDRQFDELNNANRYPAKFDRRHAFTLVSMAELTPKVTFSTVWSYMSGARFTPQTGQFLMPDPTLTSVELVPVFSERNGVALSPTHRLDISFIIRSGATRWWGGEWQIGAYNFYNRASPFRVAIENNGVTYQYVQQGLFGFIPFFSYNFNINR; this is encoded by the coding sequence ATGAAGACAGTCATACGATTTTACGCCGGCTTGGGCTTACTCTGGTGTTTGGGGATCACTTCCGTAGCTGCCCAAACACAGCAGCCAGCACCAACCTTTACCCTCAGCGGTTCGATCACTGACGCTGAAGATGGAGAAGTTTTGATTGGTGCAACAGTGCAGGTTGAAGGCACTACACTCGGGACAACCACAAACGCCTACGGGTTTTACTCCATTACACTGGCACAGCCGCTTGTTACCCTGCGGGTTTCGTACATCGGCTACGAAGCCATTACGCGGGAGATGGACCTTCGCGAAAGGGAGCGTGTCGACTTCCAGCTTGCGCCCGAAGTGCTCGCGTTTGAAGGCGTGGTTGTGACCGCCGACCGATACGAGTTGCAAGAAGAAGTACGCTCAACCAGAATGGGCGCGACGCGTCTTGAGCCCGGAGAAATTACCGCCATACCAACCATTGGTGGTGAGGCAGATTTAATCAAAGTGGCCACGATGCTGCCTGGCGTGACTACAGGCAACGAGGGGACCACCGGTATGTTTGTCAGGGGCGGTGCGGATGATCAAAACCTGGTAATTCTGGATGAAGCTGTGGTGTACAACGTCGGGCATCTGTTTGGCTTCTTTTCTGTATTCAACACCGATGCGATCAACGATGTTGAGGTAACCAAAGGGGCCTTTCCTGTGCAGCAAGGCGGACGTTTGTCGTCTATTCTCGATGTACGGATGAAAGAAGGCAGTTCTGAGCGGATTACTGCCCGCGGTGGCATTGGCCTGTTGACGTCGCGGCTTACGGTTGACGGTCCGATTGGCGACAAGGTGAGTTTCATGGTGGCCGGCCGGCGGACCTACATCGACCAGGTTTTCCGTTGGGCGGGCATACAGATCCCGTATTACTTTTACGATTTGAATGGGAAGCTGAACTACCGCATCTCGCCCAATGATCGCCTGTTTTTTAGTACGTATTTTGGGGATGATGTGCTCTCACTACCCGAGCTTAATGAAGAGGAAGAAGAAGAACTCGAAGGGGATCTGGACTTCGGATTTAACCTCGGCAACTTTACGTCCACGCTCCGCTGGAATCACGTTTATCCAAGTGGCAAGTTGTTTTCCAATCTGACCTTGCATCAAACGCGGTTCAAGTACGATATCTTCGGCGAATTTGTAGACAACTCGCTATTGATCAAATCGCAGATTCAAGACCTTGGCTTCAAAGGCGACTGGGAATATTTTAGTGACCCCGAGAATACGTACGTGTTTGGTGGGCAGACGGTTTATCATCAGTTCAGGCCCAATGTTATCCGAACTGCCGGCGACATCAACGACGTTGTAGCTTCACAGGAAGGAGAGCGACTAAACACCACAGAATGGGCAGTGTATGCCGGCAACGAGCGCGCTTTTGGAGAGGCATTAAAAGTAGACTACGGACTCCGGTATACGGGGGCCTTTGTATCCGGCAGAAGCTTCTCAGGCGCTGAGCCCAGGATTGCGTTGCGCTATTTGCTAAATGAAGACACGTCTGTAAAAGCGAGCTACAGCGTAATGCGACAGTACATGCATCGGGTTTCTTCTTCAAGTATCGCTTTACCAACCGATTTGTGGTATCCGGTAACCCGACGCGTGAAGCCCCAGGTGTCGAATCAAGTGTCGATGGGGGTAACGCAAGCGCTTAATAAGCTCGGTGCCAGTCTGACGCTTGAAGGATACTATAAGTCTTTGGACAACATCACCGAGTTTCGCGAAGGGGCCAGTTTGATTCTCAACGACAACTTTGAAAATGAGCTGCTGCAGGGGAGTGGCCGGTCATACGGGATGGAAGTGTTGTTGCGCCGGCGCACCGGGCGGTGGACTGGTTGGCTGGCATACACCCTGTCGAAAACCGACCGGCAGTTTGACGAACTCAACAACGCGAACCGCTATCCGGCCAAGTTCGACCGCCGGCATGCATTTACCCTTGTTTCTATGGCTGAGTTGACGCCCAAAGTCACGTTTTCAACGGTGTGGAGCTACATGTCTGGAGCGCGATTTACACCGCAAACGGGCCAGTTTCTCATGCCCGATCCGACGCTTACGTCCGTTGAACTAGTCCCTGTGTTTTCTGAACGAAACGGTGTTGCGCTTTCGCCCACGCACCGACTCGACATCAGCTTCATCATTCGCTCTGGAGCCACCCGCTGGTGGGGCGGGGAGTGGCAGATTGGTGCTTACAATTTCTACAACCGGGCCTCACCATTTCGCGTCGCCATCGAAAACAACGGCGTTACCTACCAATACGTCCAGCAAGGACTCTTTGGCTTCATTCCTTTTTTCTCTTATAACTTCAATATCAACCGATGA